From a region of the Odontesthes bonariensis isolate fOdoBon6 chromosome 2, fOdoBon6.hap1, whole genome shotgun sequence genome:
- the oit3 gene encoding oncoprotein-induced transcript 3 protein translates to MIFLVIISLLQEAFAVAGVALDPCSAYISLNEPWRNTDFHANQSSGGPLCDSHVAGEWYRFTGMAGDAMPTFCISESHCGTHAPIWLNGNHPQLDEGIVTLPVCASFNDKCCHWNASVDVKACPGGYFVYRLPRPSVCFHVYCGHFYDICDEVDCTGPGCPESDCRCAPGTVLGPDRQTCLDINECESGNGGCAEVCVNTKGSRRCDCGRGRVLDEDRYNCREIAGCHVNNGGCSHGCSLLLDSYMCYCPRGLELGDDKRTCQVPVQCDSSSITVSVPKDLVGGLELFLSNSSCRGVSNGTHINLSFSLKTCGTVVEVTHDKIVGTNLVTGLPRSSSGSSRDLIVRTSKLLLPVTCEFPREYHVSDGYQASLRGSALELASHSEGVFQFNLELFKNAEFSERYRTPPQLRLHDSLFFGVEPKERVEGLSSLVESCFATPGPKADQALKYYLIKDGCISDETVTQYSSKDQLSKHYQVPVFKFIGKDNRQVFLHCQVLVCTAGDTRCARRCRGRARREIQMGESQDQRTLSTGPIYILP, encoded by the exons ATGATTTTTTTAGTAATCATCAGTCTGCTGCAGGAGGCTTTTGCAGTTGCAGGTGTAG CCCTGGATCCGTGCTCTGCCTACATCAGTCTGAATGAACCCTGGAGGAACACTGACTTCCACGCCAACCAGTCGTCTGGCGGGCCCCTTTGCGACAGCCATGTGGCGGGGGAATGGTACCGCTTCACTGGCATGGCCGGGGATGCCATGCCTACCTTCTGCATCTCTGAGAGTCATTGTGGCACACACGCCCCCATATGGCTCAACGGCAACCACCCCCAGCTCGATGAAGGCATCGTCACCCTGCCTGTCTGTGCCAGCTTCAATGACAAGTGCTGTCACTGGAATGCCAGTGTGGATGTGAAGGCCTGTCCCGGTGGATACTTTGTTTACCGCCTGCCCAGACCCTCCGTCTGCTTCCATGTATACTGTGGCC ATTTCTATGATATCTGTGATGAGGTCGACTGCACAGGCCCCGGATGTCCGGAGTCTGACTGCCGTTGTGCGCCCGGGACTGTCCTGGGACCAGACAGACAAACGTGCCTGG ATATAAATGAATGTGAAAGCGGCAATGGTGGCTGTGCGGAGGTGTGTGTGAACACCAAAGGCTCCAGGCGTTGCGACTGTGGGCGGGGTAGGGTACTGGATGAGGATAGATACAACTGTAGAG AGATTGCAGGCTGTCATGTCAACAATGGAGGCTGCAGCCATGGCTGCTCCTTGCTGCTGGACTCCTACATGTGCTACTGTCCCAGAGGGCTGGAGCTGGGCGATGACAAGCGCACATGCCAGG TGCCAGTTCAGTGTGACTCCAGCTCTATCACAGTGTCAGTTCCTAAAGACCTTGTAGGAGGACTGGAGCTTTTTCTATCCAACTCTTCTTGCCGAGGTGTTTCCAATGGCACACACATCAACCTCAGCTTCAGCCTCAAGACGTGCGGCACAGTAGTGGAG GTGACACATGACAAGATTGTGGGGACCAACCTGGTGACAGGCCTACCCAGGAGCAGCTCAGGTAGCAGCCGGGACTTAATAGTCCGGACCAGCAAGTTACTCCTCCCGGTCACCTGTGAGTTCCCCCGGGAATACCACGTGTCGGACGGATACCAGGCAAGTCTGCGTGGCTCAGCCCTGGAGCTGGCCAGCCACAGTGAGGGAGTCTTCCAGTTCAACCTGGAGCTATTCAAGAACGCTGAGTTCTCAGAGCGCTACCGCACCCCGCCCCAGCTGCGCCTGCACGACTCCTTGTTCTTTGGGGTGGAGCCAAAGGAGAGAGTGGAAGGCCTCTCTTCCCTGGTGGAGAGCTGCTTTGCAACACCAGGGCCCAAAGCTGACCAGGCCCTCAAGTATTACCTCATCAAAGATGG ATGCATCTCTGATGAGACAGTGACACAGTACTCATCCAAGGACCAGCTCTCCAAGCACTACCAGGTCCCCGTTTTCAAGTTCATTGGCAAGGACAATCGA CAAGTGTTCCTCCACTGTCAGGTGTTGGTATGCACGGCAGGAGACACCCGCTGTGCCCGGCGCTGCCGGGGACGTGCCAGAAGGGAGATTCAGATGGGTGAATCTCAGGATCAACGCACACTGAGCACAGGCCCCATTTACATTCTGCCTTGA
- the pla2g12b gene encoding group XIIB secretory phospholipase A2-like protein yields MLLRILALLLLCLSSGMCATLGFYQTEAKEEDAAAAVATPAADAHVGASEADSLFGDKLLAKILAVDNQGGDRPEVEVRVEDGATVEEPGADSEKPAGDTPDTETLTKEAVAQRPPSEEEANEIRPVQTDKSPNKPQAQKDENSWSLNSIRNSFQNIHGYFDSLVELVGGRDGVCQYRCRHGEPPLPRPGYQQAEPNGCSSSLVGFQLDMGIPAMTKCCNQLDVCYDTCGTNKYECDAKFRSCLYGICSDLKKSLGFVSKVQACESMADTLYNTVWTFGCRPYMNSQRAACVCEGEEKDEL; encoded by the exons ATGTTGCTCCGGATTTTggccctgctcctcctctgcttgTCCTCGGGCATGTGTGCCACTTTAGGCTTCTACCAGACCGAAGCAAAGGAGGAGGATGCGGCTGCCGCTGTGGCGACACCTGCTGCAGATGCCCATGTAGGCGCCTCTGAGGCCGATTCCCTTTTTGGCGATAAACTTTTAGCTAAAATACTCGCGGTGGATAACCAGGGAGGTGATCGACCTGAAGTGGAGGTTCGTGTGGAGGATGGTGCAACAGTCGAAGAGCCAGGAGCAGACAGTGAAAAGCCTGCTGGAGACACCCCTGACACTGAAACTCTTACCAAGGAAGCTGTCGCTCAGAGACCTCCATCTGAGGAGGAGGCCAATGAGATCAGACCAGTCCAGACAGACAAATCCCCAAACAAACCCCAAGCACAAAAAGATGAAAACAGTTGGAGCCTCAATTCAATTAGAAATAGTTTTCAGAATATTCACGGATACTTTGACTCTCTGGTTGAGCTGGTCGGGGGACGGGACGGTGTCTGCCAGTACCGCTGCAGACATG GTGAACCTCCACTTCCTCGCCCAGGCTACCAGCAAGCAGAGCCCAACGGCTGCAGCTCTTCTCTGGTGGGATTCCAG CTTGACATGGGAATCCCTGCTATGACAAAGTGCTGTAACCAGCTTGATGTTTGCTACGACACTTGTGGCACGAATAAGTACGAATGCGACGCCAAGTTTCGCTCATGCTTGTATGGCATCTGCTCTGACCTTAAGAAGAGTCTTGGCTTTGTGTCGAAGGTACAAG CCTGTGAATCAATGGCAGACACCCTCTACAACACAGTGTGGACTTTTGGTTGCAGGCCCTACATGAACAGCCAGAGGGCAGCGTGTGTCTGCGAGGGAGAGGAGAAGGACGAACTGTGA
- the LOC142398831 gene encoding uncharacterized protein LOC142398831, whose amino-acid sequence MSNNCKQKQQSCRSDIHGLLLAAEAAQKADIMTYSSGHLGPRSLNQSQPPEETKQFFWETSHCQEETLNSAALKKRHAKILACVKKKEMKESPSANTSGTPFVESGFSRPRQDQAKDCSSHAVRGEDTSLIKMGCSSNSLSEQLKASSLKESVTLPEPKRNPQFSSSHTNREDLKNESQVEMERWLDRQVTGEQEVCARGSVAEVHERKLQEELKKLSAQSWPSRDRLAVFSDVFDDVCEGSPVFGRILREIKTDYDLYVDHLMASQSSQHNMLLYTPVEDIGEVRETQLDDAEKEVCRLEREVKKALEDNKRYQNYSSTINSLCWPFSVVCLFFCNPRAHHELQNIPAIKGPEDSDEKNASLTRLQGSGTVFGHADVVQCRRLQVLNVWKEIQQLEMEFRERLVSTDTTAATERRVKDVKTETVKLLASNDRLRTVSKDLENNINVVLNREKASKFIRRMLWGEIHSDLQTEGEQLHHQQTK is encoded by the exons ATGTCCAACAACTGcaagcagaagcagcagagcTGTAGGAGCGACATCCATGGACTGCTGctggctgctgaagctgctcagAAGGCTGATATCATGACCTATTCCTCTGGCCATCTGGGGCCCCGCAGCCTGAACCAGAGTCAGCCTCCCGAAGAGACAAAGCAGTTTTTCTGGGAGACGTCTCATTGCCAAGAAGAAACTCTTAACTCGGCGGCCCTAAAGAAGAGACATGCAAAGATACTGGCCTGtgtaaagaagaaagaaatgaaagagtCTCCCTCTGCGAACACTTCTGGCACTCCCTTTGTAGAGTCTGGGTTCTCGAGGCCAAGACAGGATCAGGCCAAAGATTGTTCATCACATGCAGTCAGAGGAGAAGATACAAGTCTAATCAAGATGGGTTGTTCGTCAAATTCTTTGTCAGAGCAGCTAAAAGCCTCTTCTCTGAAGGAATCTGTCACTTTACCTGAACCGAAGAGGAATCCTCAGTTTTCCTCAAGCCATACAAACAGGGAAGACCTGAAGAATGAAAGccaggtggagatggaacgATGGCTTGACAGGCAAGTCACGGGAGAGCAGGAGGTCTGTGCCAGAGGAAGTGTTGCTGAAGTGCACGAGAGGAAATTACAAGAG GAGTTGAAGAAGTTGTCAGCACAAAGCTGGCCCAGCAGAGACCGCCTTGCGGTGTTCAGTGACGTCTTTGATGATGTATGTGAAGGCTCGCCAGTATTTGGACGCATCCTGAGGGAAATCAAG ACAGATTATGATTTATATGTCGACCACTTGATGGCCTCCCAGTCCTCGCAACACAACATG TTGCTATACACCCCGGTCGAAGATATTGGAGAAGTACGGGAAACACAGCTGGATGATGCTGAAAAGGAGGTTTGCAGGCTGGAGCGGGAAGTCAAAAAAGCTCTAGAGGACAATAAACGGTACCAAAATTATTCATCAACTATCAACTCTTTATGTTGGCCATTCTCAgtggtttgtttgttcttttgtaACCCCAGAGCCCACCACGAGTTACAGAACATTCCAGCCATAAAGGGCCCAGAGGACAGTGATGAGAAGA ATGCATCTCTGACCAGGCTGCAGGGTAGTGGGACTGTCTTCGGTCACGCTGATGTGGTCCAATGCAGGAGGCTTCAGGTGCTGAATGTGTGGAAGGAGATCCAGCAGTTGGAGATGGAGTTTCGTGAAAGGCTGGTGTCCACTGATACCACAGCTGCCACTGAAAGACGCGTCAAAGATGTAAAG ACTGAGACGGTGAAACTGTTAGCCTCAAATGACCGTCTAAGGACCGTTAGCAAG GATCTGGAGAACAACATCAATGTGGTGCTGAACAGAGAGAAAGCAAGCAAGTTCATAAGACG GATGCTGTGGGGCGAAATACACAGTGATCTCCAAACAGAGGGTGAACAGCTTCATCatcaacaaacaaaataa